In Thermodesulfobacteriota bacterium, the following proteins share a genomic window:
- the rpsL gene encoding 30S ribosomal protein S12, translated as MPTISQLVRDGRKRAKKKSKAPALQNCPQKRGVCVRVYTTTPKKPNSALRKVARIRLTNGIEVTGYIPGEGHTLQEHSVILVRGGRVKDLPGVRYHIVRGTLDATGVDNRRQRRSKYGAKKPK; from the coding sequence GTGCCAACTATAAGTCAGCTTGTTAGAGACGGCAGAAAAAGAGCAAAAAAGAAGAGCAAAGCTCCTGCACTGCAGAACTGCCCACAAAAAAGAGGTGTTTGCGTTAGGGTTTATACAACAACACCAAAAAAACCTAATTCTGCGCTAAGAAAAGTAGCTAGAATTAGGCTTACAAATGGTATTGAAGTAACAGGATATATACCTGGTGAGGGCCATACACTGCAGGAACATTCAGTGATTCTTGTAAGAGGCGGCAGAGTAAAAGATTTACCGGGCGTAAGATATCACATTGTCAGAGGAACACTCGATGCGACAGGTGTTGACAATAGAAGGCAAAGACGCTCAAAATACGGAGCTAAAAAACCTAAATAA
- the rpsG gene encoding 30S ribosomal protein S7, which translates to MPRKGSVNKRKIAGDPKYANQTISKFINSLMLDGKKSKAEKIFYDAFDVIAEKTGKDPLEVFNAAIENVKPGIEVRPRRVGGATYQVPMEVNAFRKQSLAIRWMLIAIRSRDGKSMKDKLASEIIDASEGRGGSIKRREDTHKMADANRAFAHYRW; encoded by the coding sequence ATGCCTAGAAAAGGTTCAGTAAATAAAAGAAAAATTGCGGGCGATCCTAAATACGCAAACCAGACTATTAGCAAGTTTATTAATAGTCTTATGTTAGATGGTAAAAAGAGTAAAGCAGAGAAAATTTTCTATGATGCTTTTGATGTTATTGCCGAGAAAACAGGCAAAGATCCTCTGGAGGTTTTCAACGCGGCAATCGAAAATGTTAAGCCCGGAATTGAGGTAAGACCAAGAAGAGTTGGTGGTGCCACATATCAGGTGCCAATGGAAGTAAATGCTTTTAGAAAACAGTCTCTTGCAATAAGATGGATGCTAATTGCTATTCGAAGCAGAGACGGTAAATCAATGAAAGATAAGCTCGCCTCAGAGATTATTGATGCATCAGAAGGAAGAGGCGGATCAATAAAGAGAAGAGAAGACACCCATAAAATGGCGGATGCCAATAGAGCATTTGCGCATTATAGGTGGTAG